The following nucleotide sequence is from Oryzias latipes chromosome 20, ASM223467v1.
tgatctattttcaaagtgttcccagtggtctcttaattatgattataccagTTTtcgtcaaatttttttttaaaagcattgttttctaggacatggtttctgcagagcggcagtaattcattagaaattcacctttgagttgtgggcggtactGTTCTTGTCATCCATCTTCTACATctacacactctcccgctagcttacagcccctcacaaccccaacctatcAGTAccagcagtgcaacaaaaatagcgagcaatattgaagcgatccagctgttcagttttgatccagattccagcccagacgaggaaaacgaaaacgcttacaagtggatgcatcagaatgagtGGAGCAGAAAGTTTATGGCCCGGCTATACAGTAGTAGTGTCTATCCCTGAACTACAAGCTTGAACAACTacttaagctcaattttctttctatatgtcctcctttattagaaaaatgccacaagagtaagattaaaaatgcaaaacaacatgttttttcattgtAGCTGGTCTTTAGGTCAAAGTAAGATCAGTACACTAGATTCTTAAAAATGACTACAGCTTACTGATAACGTGGTCCTGATCCACTTCACCACAGTGACCTGGAGGGGAATACGCAACAATAATGCAAACACAATCTTCCAACATGAAATGCTTTAAAACGACGAGATATGTTTGGATTTGAACTCAAACCTACTGTAATCGGGGAAGGAAAAGTGATAGGCCAGCCCAAAGCCCTGCTTTTCAGCGAGCTGCTCAAATTTGGTCAACATGGGCTCTGAAAGCGTTTCCACAGACCTGCCTGCATACAGAGAAACAGACAAGACAAAGAGGAAGTACATTAAGATTGTTTACTGCACTCAAATGATGGTAAAACGTTCAAAAGCTGGTTAAACTCACTGTACAGCTTTACTGTGACCTGGCCCTGTTTGTGGTAGTATATGACAGCATACGAGGTGTAGTCTGTTTCCCCGATCACTATTTCAGTGTTCCGTTCAGGACGATCTCCTGGCAGGAACAACAGAATTTCTCTCCAAGAACTTGCAGTGTCATTCAGTAAAAAGCTTACAGATGAAAGCTGACCTTTGAGTGTCAAACGTCCAGCAACTGGAGACAGATGGTACTCTTGTTTTATCTCCCAACACTGATGGTTACTGACAACAAgagcttttttcattatttaatttttctagTTATTTAAACAGTCAGGAGCAAATCTGATTCCGCTTTGCACACATGATCAACACCAAAGAAATTACAGTATATGCTTTGCCATTTATGTTGCCAGATCATATTAAAAATATagactttaaagaaaatggaggaggaggatgacagACTTAGCTGTCCTTTCTTTGTTGCTGTCTTTagaagtgaaaaaaatacaaatgttttatgATCCATTAACACTAAGCTATGCCTCCATCTGGTGGCAGGTAAAAGAACTGCAGCATATTTTCAGGAATACTTACTGTCGTGTTTTGGTGCTAACAGACAGAATTTGGTCTGAAGCAGAGGAGCGCGTGAGGGTCATGACAGTTGGCTGCACATTGGTTCCATGCTTTAACaggtaggggcatttggaggaaGCAATGAGGAGATACCATGTTCCTGTCATCTGCAAAACAAGACCATGAATACTGAAGAAAAAGGgctttaatttttgtttctcaCATGGATGAAAATGGCCTCATCTActtcagtggtccccaacctttctgtcaccgcggaccggtacaacgcaagacacgtttaccgcggaccggTGGGGGGGTGAGGTGCAATGCAAGGCACGTTTACCGCTGCCTGTCAAAGGCAGAT
It contains:
- the c8g gene encoding complement component C8 gamma chain isoform X1 codes for the protein MVKISCCTLLLGMLICSCLWSPAETVGGAKSRPRPQRRPKKQKVNPVDENPPASNIDIQQMTGTWYLLIASSKCPYLLKHGTNVQPTVMTLTRSSASDQILSVSTKTRHNHQCWEIKQEYHLSPVAGRLTLKGQLSSVSFLLNDTASSWREILLFLPGDRPERNTEIVIGETDYTSYAVIYYHKQGQVTVKLYSRSVETLSEPMLTKFEQLAEKQGFGLAYHFSFPDYSHCGEVDQDHVINCIPTC
- the c8g gene encoding complement component C8 gamma chain isoform X2; this translates as MVKISCCTLLLGMLICSCLWSPAETVGGAKSRPRPQRRPKKQKVNPVDENPPASNIDIQQMTGTWYLLIASSKCPYLLKHGTNVQPTVMTLTRSSASDQILSVSTKTRHNHQCWEIKQEYHLSPVAGRLTLKGDRPERNTEIVIGETDYTSYAVIYYHKQGQVTVKLYSRSVETLSEPMLTKFEQLAEKQGFGLAYHFSFPDYSHCGEVDQDHVINCIPTC